One genomic window of Glycine max cultivar Williams 82 chromosome 16, Glycine_max_v4.0, whole genome shotgun sequence includes the following:
- the LOC100527821 gene encoding cytochrome B5-like protein-like isoform X1, giving the protein MNTKGAQYVCINAYPFLVFPVSYWIKRQIFRICIMVLLVGIALLLGLFLAVLLFNPRHRKSGHKGKAQASLNDNKASKSYSKTEISLHNKRTDCWIIIKNKVYDVTSYVEEHPGGDAILAHAGDDSTEGFFGNHLYYSL; this is encoded by the exons ATGAATACGAAGGGTGCTCAATATGTTTGCATTAACGCATACCCTTTTCTTGTTTTCCCCGTTTCATATTGGATTAAGCGCCAAATTTTCCGAATTTGCATTATGGTATTGCTAGTTGGAATTGCATTGCTTCTGGGTCTCTTCCTCGCTGTTCTTCTATTCAACCCACGACACCGTAAATCTG GGCACAAGGGAAAAGCTCAAGCCAGTTTAAACGATAATAag GCATCAAAGTCCTAcagtaaaacagaaatttcATTGCATAACAAGAGAACAGATTGTTGGATAATCATCAAGAACAAG GTATATGATGTTACCTCATATGTGGAAGAACATCCAGGTGGTGATGCCATTCTTGCACATGCGGGAGATGATTCAACTGAAGGATTTTTTGG